The sequence below is a genomic window from Falsibacillus albus.
TCTCGGCAATCCAGGATGGCGTCGTCGAAGATGAAGAAACATTCAAGCAATATTTGAAAACCATCGTTTTGGAAACAGAGCGGCTAGATCAGTTAATCCAGCAGTTATTTCAGCTTTCCTTATTGGATTCCGGCGCCATCAAGCTTCAGAAGGAAGAAATCAATATAGATGAATTTCTGCTTTCTGTATTTGAGCATGAACAAATTCACCTGCAAAAGAAGAAGATAGAGCTGAATATCGACCTTCCTAATCAAATTCCCAAGATCGATGTCGACAAAAGCTACTTTGAGAAAGTGCTGTTTAACCTTCTGGATAATGCCATTCGGTTCTCACCGGTAAACGGGGTAATAGACATTAAAGTACAGCCTGTAAAAGACAAAGAGCTATTGATCTCGATCCGGGATCATGGTGAAGGAATTTCAGAGGAAGAGCTTCCCCATATTTTTGAACGGATGTATCGGGTAGAAAAGTCCCGCAATCAGCAGTTTGGGGGTGCCGGTCTCGGGTTGGCCATCGCGAAAACAATCGTTGAGAGACATGGGGGCACAATCATGGCAGAAAGCAAAGTGAAAAAGGGCAGCATATTCTCGATCATCATACCGATAAAAAATCGTGAAGAAGGTGAGAGTGGTGAATTATAAACTCTTTTTTCAACGGAATTTGAACTTTGGAAAAAGGTTGATCAGGCTGCATCATTCCAATGCAATTCTCTTTCTTGTTTTAACCCTCACAGGATTTATCCTGTTTTCGACTACATTCCGTTCAGTCTTTCCGGCCATAAGGGTCATGATCCGGGATGTCCATATTTGGATTGGAGTGGTCCTTTGTTTGCCATTTTTGTTTTATTTGCCTAAGATGGTCAAGCATTTAAATACGCTGAAAAAAAGAAAAAACAACCGCATTAATTTATATTTAGTTTTAACGATCTTGATCCTGTTGATCGTTTCAGGATTCCTATTGACCTTTCACCGCGATTTTGCCCCTCAAGTCAGTACGGGGGCGCTGTTCATCCACGATTTTTCCACATGGTTCGGGGTTCCGTATGTCATTTATCACAGCATCACTCGGAGCAAGTGGTTCAAAAAGCTTGGCAAGCCAGCTGCTCCGAAGAGGACGCTTGATGATCCGATCGTGATTGATGACCACAACCCGATCTATACTCGCCGTTCCTTCTTGAAGGCTGTGAGTGCCAGCGCGATCGTCATTGTCTTTTTGCCTTTCATAGCCAGATGGTTTCGTTCGTATTTGCCGGCATCAGGTGGGACAGGAGCAGTCATCGGGGAGGGGAACAAGCTTAAGCCGCTCCCGACACCTAATGCGAAGTCCGCTCCTCCCATCGGCGGGGGAAGGCGTGGACAGTTCCGCTATTATACGGTTACAGAAGTGCCGAAGCTGAACAATGACAATTTCAGCTTTACAATCGATGGGCTGGTCAAGAAACAGAATGTGTATAAATGGGATGAGTTCGTTAAATTGAGTCGAGATGTCCAAGTGAGCGACTTCCATTGTGTTACTGGCTGGAGCGTATATGACATCACGTGGGAAGGAATACCGTTAAAGAAGCTCCTTCAGCAGGCAGGGATTCAAAAAGGGGCAAAATATGTGAAGTTCTACTCTGCTGACGGGGTATACACGGATACTTTATCGATGAAGCAGGCGATGATGGACGACATCATGGTGGCTGTCTTGATGGACGGGCAGCTGATCAGCCAAAAAAATGGAGGTCCTGTTCGCCTCATCGTCCCAAAGATGTATGCGTATAAATCGGTTAAGTGGCTGAATCGAATCGAAGTAATCTCCCACAATCACACTGGCTATTGGGAGCAGAGGGGCTATTCCAAAGACGCATGGGTCAAATCTTGAAAGAAAATTCGGAATTTTCCATTGACATTCGAATCGCAATGATGTAAGTTATGAGAATATTAAATTATTAGCCAGTGTACTTGATTAGAAGTGAAAAGTAAAAAGTTAGCATTGCTGATTAGCAACAAACTTTGCAAAGCAGCAAAATGAAAAATGAATAGTTCTTATCCAGAGAGGTTGAGGGACTGGCCCGTTGACACCTCAGCAACCAGCCGATTAATAGGTATGGTGCTAATTCCAGCAAGTTGAATGCCAACTTGAACGATAAGAGGGAGATCATGCAATTAGAAGGACCTTCTTATTAAAAGAAGGTCCTTTTTATTTTCTCTTCTCTGCAACTTCCCAAACAAAAGGAGAGATTTTCTTAATGGCGAAACATATTCAAACACTGCTTGCCCAAGCTGGAAATCATAGTGATGCAGCAACGGGGGCAGTCAGTGCGCCCCTTCACTTTTCAACTGCCTATCAGCACAATGGACTTGGCCAATCGACAGGATTTGATTATACACGGACAGGAAACCCGACAAGATCGGTGCTGGAAAAAACATTAGCCCAATTGGAGGGAGGGCATTCCGCTTTTGCATTTGCATCCGGGATGGCAGCGATCCAAGCTGTCCTCTCCTTATTTTCGACAGGGGATGAGTTGATTGTCTCTTATGATTTATACGGGGGCAGCTATCGGCTGTTTGCTGCCTATGAGCAGCAATATAAGCTTAAATTTCATTATGTCGATACCACTTGTCCTGAAGCCATTTCAGAAAAAATAAACGCTCAAACAAAAGCTCTTTTCATTGAAACACCGACGAACCCCTTGATGAATGAAACGAGTATTGTGAGTGTTGCACAGCTTGCCAATGAGCAAGACTTGCTCCTCATCGTCGATAATACCTTTTATACACCGCTCCTCCAGCGCCCCATCGAAGAGGGTGCGGATCTAGTCATCCACAGTGCCACGAAATATTTGGGCGGCCACAATGATGTCCTTGCCGGAGTGGTGGTGGCGAAAGAGCAGGAGCTGGGGGAGAAGATCGGCAGTTATCAAAATGGAGCGGGAGCGGTATTGTCCCCATTCGATTGTTGGCTCGTTCTACGCGGATTGAAAACATTGCACGTCAGGATGAGGGCTCATGAAGAGAATGCAGGAAAGGTGTCAGCCTTTTTATCGGAACATGAATGTGTAACGGATGTGATTTATCCAGGAAAGGGAGGGATGCTCTCATTTCGTTTGGCAAGGGAGGAATGGGTCGCTCCTTTTCTAGAAAAGATCCGGGTGATTAAATTCGCAGAAAGCCTTGGAGGCGTTGAGAGTTTCATTACTTATCCAGCCACCCAGACGCATGCTGACATACCGGAAGAAATCAGAGTTGAAAATGGGGTGTGCGGCAGGCTGCTGAGGTTTTCAGTCGGGATCGAGCACATAGATGATATTATTGGAGATCTTGAGAAGGTGCTGACGAAATTGAAGAGGGAGGCGATTGTTCATGAGTAAAGACAAATTCACTTTTCAAACGAACATCATCCACAATGCTCAAAGTGTTGACCGCCAGACCGGGGCTGTGAGCGTACCGATTCATCATGCAACCACCTTTCATCAAGATGACTTTGATCAATTCGGCAAATATGACTATAGCCGTTCGGGAAATCCAACGAGGGAAGCGCTCGAAGAGGCCATTGCCAATTTGGAGGAAGGCGTGAAAGGATTCGCATTCTCATCCGGAATGGCTGCCATTTCGACAGCATTTATGACGTTGTCAAAAGGAGATCATGTACTGGTTTCCGAGGATGTTTACGGAGGGACATACCGGATGATCACCGAAGTTCTCTCGCGCTTCGGCATCGACCATTCGTTCGTGGATATGACCGACCTTCATCAAGTGGCCACGAATATTAGAAGTAATACAAAAGTCATATATATGGAAACCCCTTCGAATCCGCTTTTGAAAATCACGGATATTGAAGCGGTCGTCAAGCTGGCGAAGGCAAACGGATGCTGGACTTTTTTAGACAATACGTTCATGACACCGCTGCTGCAGAAGCCATTAAAGCTGGGAGTCGATCTTGTTCTCCACAGTGCGACGAAATTCCTGGCAGGCCACAGCGACGTCCTGGCTGGACTTGCGATAGCAGGAAATGAAGCGATTGCTGAAAAAATCGGCTTTTTGCAAAACTCTTTCGGTGCCGTATTAGGTGTGCAGGACTGCTGGCTGCTCATGAGGGGAATCAAAACCCTCCATGTCAGGTTGAAGGAATCATCTGAATCTGCATACAAAATTGCACGATTCCTTGAAAATAATCGACATGTCGAACAAGTGAACTATCCCGGCTTTTCCTATCATCCTGGCTTTGAGACCCAAGTGCGGCAAGCGGAAGGCCCGGGGGCAGTCCTTTCTTTCCGTTTAAAAGGAGAGGAGGAGGTCAGGACGCTGCTGGAGCATGTGAAAATTCCGGTATTCGCTGTCAGCCTTGGCGCAGTGGAGTCCATTTTATCCTATCCGGCAAAAATGTCCCATGCTTCCATGCCGCCAGCTGAAAGGGAGAAGAGGGGAATCACAGATGGACTTCTTAGGCTGTCGGTCGGCCTTGAAAATCCAGAAGATCTGATAAAAGACCTTGGTGACGGATTAGCCAAGATAAAGGAAGTCCGAGAATATCACGATAAAGCAGCCGGAAGCATTTGAGAAAAGGAGGTCATGGCATGAAGCCATTTTTGGAAGCGCTGGAAGAAAGGATCCTGATCGCGGATGGAGCCATGGGGACACTCCTATACTCCTATGGTGTCGACAGATGTTTCGAAGAACTGAATCTTTCCCATCCAAACGAAGTCCTGAAAGTGCACAAGGACTATCTGGATGCAGGGGCTGAAATCATTCAGACGAACACGTATGGGGCGAATTATGAAAAATTGTCGCGCTATGGATTGGAGGAATCGGTAAAGGATATCAATACAAAAGCTGTTCAGCTGGCGAAAGAAGCAGTTGATGGTCGGGCATATGTGCTTGGAACGATCGGTGGGATCCGGGGGATCAATCAAAGCCTATCCTTGGAGGAAATTAAGCGGAATTTCAGGGAGCAGTTATATTGTTTGCTGCTAGAAGGTGTGGACGGGTTGCTCTTTGAAACGTTTTATGATTTGGAAGAGCTGAAGACCGTAGTCAAAATTGCCAAGAAGGAAGCAGGCTTGCCGGTTGTTGCACAAGTTTCCGTTCATGAACCTGGGGTGCTTCAAGATGGTACGAAGGTTCGTGACGCATTGAAACAGCTTGAATTGGCCGGAGCTGATGTCGTCGGAGTGAACTGCCGCTTGGGTCCATATCATATGATCCAGACATTAGCAGAGGTCCCGATACCTGCGAATGCTTATTTATCTGTATATCCTAATGCCAGTTTGCCGAATTACGAAGAAGGAAGGTTTTATTATTCTGCGGAACCCGAATATTTCGGGAAGATGTCGAATGAGCTGCGATTGCAGGGTGCAAGGATTATCGGAGGCTGCTGCGGGACAACACCGGATCATATCCGCTCCGTCGCTAAACATTTAACAGATCGGAGTCCGATTTTAACGAAAGAGGTAAAGGTGAAAAAAGAGGTGGAGCTACAGCCGATCACATCCCGCTCAACACCTTTGCACGAAAAAGTGAAGAATGAGAGGACCGTCATCGTTGAATTGGATCCACCAAAACATCTGGATACCTCTTTGTTTTTTGAAGGGGTCAAAGCACTGGGGGAAAGCGGGATCGATGCCTTGACCTTGGCAGATAACCCCCTTGCGTCACCGCGCATCAGCAACGGGGCCATTGCTGCCATTGCAAAAGAACGCTATGAGGTCAATCCTCTGGTCCATATTACGTGCCGGGACCGGAATCTGATCGGGCTGCAATCCCATTTGATGGGACTTCATACGTTAGGCGTACACGATATATTGGCGATTACAGGTGATCCAGCCAAGATTGGTGATTTCCCTGGTGCTGCTTCTGTTTATGATTTGTCCTCCATCGAACTGATCAAGCTGATCAAGCAAAATAACGAGGGAATCTCATTTTCAGGAAAGTCGCTAAGGGAACGAACCCAATTCTCTGTAGGTGCGGCATTTAATCCGAACTTCCGCCACTTGGATGCATCGATTAAGCGGTTGGAGAGGAAAGTCCATGCCGGTGCGGACTATTTCATATCCCAACCTATCTATGGAGAGGAACAGCTTCAGCAGATTTATGAAGGGACGAGGCATCTGAATGCGCCGATTTTCATCGGGATCATGCCGCTGACAAGCGCAAGGAATGCGGAATTCCTTCATCATGAAGTACCTGGAATCACCATTCCTGAAAGTACGCGGAGACGGATGGAGTTTGCCGGAAGCGATCCAATGAAAGCTAGGAAAGAAGGAATGGATATTGCCCGTTCTTTGATTGATACAGCATTGGCATTATTTAACGGCATTTATTTAATCACGCCTTTTACACGCTATGATATGAGCATTGAGCTCGTTGAATATATAAAAGCACAGACGAATGAAGAAAGGAAGGTTTCCCATGGCCAGCACATTATTTGAAGAACAGCTAAAGAAAAGGATCCTCGTACTCGATGGGGCGATGGGAACGATGCTTCAGCAAGCCGATCTAACCGCTGAGGATTTCGGCGGGGAAGAATATGATGGATGCAACGAATACCTTGTGTTGACCGCACCAGAAGTGATCAAAGGCATCCACCTCGCCTATTTGGATGCCGGTGCCGATATTATTGAAACGAATACCTTTGGAGGCACACCCATTGTTTTGAATGAGTATGACCTTGGTCATCATGCTTTCGAGATCAATCAAAAGGCTGCACAAATCGCGAAAGAGGCGGTTGGCGAACGAGCTACATCAGATCGTCCCCGTTTCGTTGCGGGCTCGATGGGGCCAACGACAAAGACGCTTTCCGTTACAGGTGGAGCCACTTTCGATGAATTGGTCGATAATTACCGTATCCAAGCGGAAGGGTTGATTACCGGTGGTGCCGATTTGCTGTTGATTGAGACGGCGCAGGACGCCCTCAATGTCAAAGCTGCCAATCTTGGAATCCAAGCCGCATTTGAAAAGACGGATAAAAAGCTGCCGATCATCCTTTCAGGGACGATCGAACCGATGGGAACGACTTTGGCAGGTCAGAACATCGAGGCTTTTTATTTATCACTCGAGCATTTGGATCCTGTTGTGGTGGGGCTGAATTGTGCAACCGGACCTGAGTTCATGCGTGATCATCTCCGGACGCTTTCCCAGCTGGCCACGACCTATACGAGCTGCTACCCCAACGCAGGGTTGCCGGATGAAGAAGGGAACTACCATGAAACGCCTCATTCCCTTGCGGTGAAAATCAAAGGATTTGCAGAAAAAGGCTGGCTGAACCTGGTGGGTGGCTGCTGCGGAACGACGCCTGATCATATTCGTGCCATTGCCGAGGCAGTTGAAGGGCTCGAGCCCAGGCTGCCAAATCCCTCGCATTCCCATGCTGTATCCGGCATCGAACCATTTATTTATGATGACCCATCGAAACGCCCGATTCTCGTCGGAGAGCGGACTAATGTCATTGGGTCAAGAAAGTTCAAGCGTTTGATCGCTGAAGGGAAAATTGAAGAAGCATCTGAAATAGCGCGTGCACAGGTAAAGAATGGCGCACAGGTCATCGATATTTGCCTGGCAGATCCAGACCGGGACGAAATTGAGGACATGAACCATTTCATCAAGCAGGTGGTCAATAAAGTTAAAGTACCGCTTGTGATCGATACAACGGATGAAGAAGTGTTGGCTGTTGCTTTGAAGTATACCCAAGGGAAGGTCATTATCAATTCCATCAACCTAGAGGATGGAGAAGAGCGATTTGAAAAGACGGCTCGTTTAATCAAGCGATATGGTGCTGCTGTCGTTGTCGGGACCATCGATGAAGTAGGGATGGCTGTAACAGCCGAAAGGAAGCTGGAGGTCGCCAGAAGGTCGTATCAACTGTTGACGGAAAAATATCTTATCCCTGGTGAAGATATTATTTTTGATCCATTGGTATTTCCTGTTGGAACAGGGGATGAACAATACATCGGATCGGCAGAAGCCACCATCGAGGGAATCCGGATGATCAAGGCGGAAATGCCGGAATGTCCGACCATATTAGGCATCAGCAATGTATCATTCGGTTTGCCGCCTGTCGGACGAGAGATCTTGAACGCCGTCTTTCTATATCATTGCACGAAGGCAGGGTTGGATTATGCAATCGTCAATACAGAGAAGCTTGAACGGTTTGCTTCCATTCCTGAGGCAGAAGTAAAGCAGGCAGATTCCCTTTTGTTTGAAACAACAGATGAAACACTTGCGTCGTTCACTGAATTTTATCGGGGAAAGAAAAAGGAAAAGAAAATTCCTGTCAATACGATGACGTTGGAAGAGCGGCTTGCCCATTATGTCGTGGAGGGGACGAAGGAAGGATTGATCCCGGACCTGGAGAAGGCTCTGGAACAATATGATACCCCGCTTTCGATCATAAACGGACCGCTGATGGACGGGATGTCCGAGGTGGGAAGGCTGTTCAACGATAACCAATTGATCGTGGCGGAAGTGCTGCAGAGTGCGGAAGTAATGAAAGCCGCTGTCGCACACTTGGAGCCGCACATGGAACAGAATGATGCCACAGCATCCAAAGGAAAGGTCATCCTGGCAACGGTGAAAGGTGATGTCCATGACATCGGAAAAAATTTGGTCGACATCATTTTGAGCAACAATGGCTACAATGTGGTCGACCTCGGGATAAAAGTGACACCTTCAGATTTAATCCAGGCGATTCGGGTAGAAAAACCCGATATTATCGGACTGTCAGGATTATTGGTGAAGTCGGCCCAGCAAATGGTGATAACGGCGCAGGATTTGAAGCAGTCAAATATTGATGTGCCACTGATCGTCGGTGGGGCTGCACTTACAAGGAAATTCACATCAGGAAAAATCGCTAGGGAATATGAGGGGCTTGTGCTCTATGCCAAAGATGCGATGGACGGCTTGAGCATCATGAATTCGGTTCAGGATAAAGACAAACGAAAGCAGCTGGGAGAAGAGTTGAAGGCCAAGCAGGCCCAGCTGGAAAGCTACGACAGAGCACCGGCAAAACAGGAAGAACAATCGGCAGTTGCCGTGAAAGTGAAATCGGATGTTTCCACGGGTGTGGAGGTCATGGTCCCGCCAGATTTCGATCCGCATATCATCAAGGAATACACCGTTTCCCACGTGGAGCCATATATCAATATGCAAATGCTGCTTGGCCACCATTTGGGCATCAAAGGGAAAGTATCCCGATTGTTGGAAGAAGGAGATCAAAGAACGCTGGAATTCAAAGAAGTTGTCGATGATCTACTCTTAAAAGCGAAAATGGATGGGCTGATTCAAACCTCAGCCTTGTATCAATTTTTCCCTGCCCAATCCGATGGGGAAGATGTATTGATCTATGATCCGAACAATGAAGGGGAGATTCTTGAACGTTTTACGTTTCCACGGCAAAAGAAGAGTCCATATTTATGCTTGGCGGATTATTTGAAATCCACCGATAGCGGAGTGATGGACTATGTCGGCTTCTTCTCGGTCACGGCTGGACATAAAATCAGGGAATGGGCCAAGCAGCTCAAGGAGAGTGGACGCTACCTCGAAAGCCATGTCCTGCAGGCATTGGCGCTTGAGACGGCAGAAGGTCTGGCGGAGCGCGTGCACGAAATGATGAGAAGCCGCTGGGGGTTCCCGGATCCAACGGACTTTACAATGAGGGACCGATTCATGACGAAATACCGGGGACAGCGTTTTTCTTTCGGATACCCAGCCTGTCCAGATTTGGATGATCAAAAGAAACTATTCAAGCTCATCCAGCCTGAAAAGATCGGCATCGAATTGACCGACGACTGTATGATGGAGCCTGAAGCTTCTGTCACCGCCATGGTCTTTGCCCACCCGGAAGCGAAGTATTTTAATGTGTTATAGGAAGTACCCAGCATTTTTGCTGGGTATTTTCACTTTAAATACGGAATATTCTTAAAATTATAAAAAATAAAGATATTGTATATAAAACGGCGTATGCATAGGAAATTGTCCACGCTACTACTGACAGTATGAAATTCACCTAAAATTGGAATTTGTTAACATAAATTTAACGAATATTTTCAATTTTAAAAATATTTGTTCTCCATGATTTTACATAACTAAAAAATATGTACTTGAGAGGAGTGTTTGGAATGAAAAAGATTAAAATCAAAAAGGTTGAAAAATTAGTGCCTCTTATCTGCCACTACAGATAATGGGAGAATATTGGCCGTGTATGTAAAAATACACGGCCAATATTATTTTATGAAGAAGATAAAAAGGAGTGGAATCCCATGAGGCCAAAATTTAAAGAAATCATGAAGCCTGTCATCCCATTTGATCAGTCAGTCCGCATCGGGTTTGAAGGGTCGATTTTTGATATAGAAAATCCGGATGGAATTACCATACATATGATTGAATTGTTTGATGGGAAGAACAGTCTTGAAGATATCGCCCAAGAAATGTCCATCAGTAAAGAAGACGTGGAAGAGGCGGTGGAAATGTTCAATAGCATCGGCTTGATCGAAGATTGGGGAGAAAATGGGCTGGCATATCTAAATGAGGAGCAGCTGGAGCGATATCGCGCGAATCTAACATTCTTCTCAAATTACGCAGATATCCATACCAAAAGGTTTCAGTTTCAACGTAAGCTAAAGGATGCGACTGTTGCTGTCCTGGGCTTGGGAGGGGCAAGCCTGGATTTAGCCTGCTTAGCGGGTATGGGAGTCGGAAGAATCATTGGGTTGGATTATGACCAAGTGGAGCTCAGCAATTTGAACAGGCAATTTCTTTATTCGGAAAAAGATATAGGGACGTTGAAGGCTGATGCAGCGTTTAGAAGAGTGAAAGAAATGAATAGTGATATCGAAATTGAGGTCATCAATAAAAAAATTACCGATGCCGGAAGTTTAATAGAGGTTTTAAAAGAAGCCGATATCGTAATCAATGGCATTGATACTCCGGGGATCATTGCCACGAGGTGGGTGAACTCAGCTTGTGTCTTTTTAAATATCCCATTGCTGCAGGGAGGCATCAGCAATACCAATATCATTTGGGAGAAAATCCTCCCGAACTCAAGCGGATGCTATGATTGTTTCCTCATAAATTTTTTGAGAAAAGACCCATACTTTGAGCACCAGCTTCTCGCATTATATAATCAAACGTTTGAAAAGAGAAATACTGCGATTGCGCCACATGTCGCTTTATTAAGCGGTTTTATAACTTCCGAAATCACGAAGCTCCTCTGTGGACATGAAGAACCGATGCAGGCATCGATGTCTCATATTCTTAATACGAAAACGATGAGGATAATGGCAGAACATAAGTGGGAAAGGATTCCAGAGTGTCCGACATGCGGAAATCATAAGCATCACACATTGGAACCGGTGAATATCGATACGCTCCTATCCATTGCAAAGCAAAAGGAAGCGTTACTATGAATAAGGAATTGACGCTTGATTCAATAGTGGAAGCCGACCATTTAGCCATTCAGCCTGAAGGTGATGAATATACGGTGGGGGACCCCGCCATCAATGTATTTATCCGAATTCCTGAAGAAGGGGTCGAGGTGATCAGGCGGCTGAATGGCGAAGAATCATTGAGTGTTGTCCAGGACAGGCTGCTGAATGAAAAAGGGCTTGAGGTGGATGTGCTGGACTTTGTCAGTACATTGATGGAACTGAACCTCGTAGCCAAGATTGATGGCGAGCAAATAGTCGAATCAACAATGGTTCAACAAGGCTTGGAGAAGAAAGTAGGGGAGTTATTATTCAGCA
It includes:
- a CDS encoding methionine biosynthesis PLP-dependent protein, translating into MAKHIQTLLAQAGNHSDAATGAVSAPLHFSTAYQHNGLGQSTGFDYTRTGNPTRSVLEKTLAQLEGGHSAFAFASGMAAIQAVLSLFSTGDELIVSYDLYGGSYRLFAAYEQQYKLKFHYVDTTCPEAISEKINAQTKALFIETPTNPLMNETSIVSVAQLANEQDLLLIVDNTFYTPLLQRPIEEGADLVIHSATKYLGGHNDVLAGVVVAKEQELGEKIGSYQNGAGAVLSPFDCWLVLRGLKTLHVRMRAHEENAGKVSAFLSEHECVTDVIYPGKGGMLSFRLAREEWVAPFLEKIRVIKFAESLGGVESFITYPATQTHADIPEEIRVENGVCGRLLRFSVGIEHIDDIIGDLEKVLTKLKREAIVHE
- a CDS encoding sensor histidine kinase, which gives rise to MKIKWIFLIANGVSVLMMFTFLTISYVYMVLPNNIIFWLSVITICSSVLSSVIHYMFTKPVERSIHLLAKESQEIAKGNFDRKLPVEGPFEIKELTNRFNQMSERLNEAFFQIKQSEMSRKELVANISHDLRTPMSSIKAFVSAIQDGVVEDEETFKQYLKTIVLETERLDQLIQQLFQLSLLDSGAIKLQKEEINIDEFLLSVFEHEQIHLQKKKIELNIDLPNQIPKIDVDKSYFEKVLFNLLDNAIRFSPVNGVIDIKVQPVKDKELLISIRDHGEGISEEELPHIFERMYRVEKSRNQQFGGAGLGLAIAKTIVERHGGTIMAESKVKKGSIFSIIIPIKNREEGESGEL
- a CDS encoding HesA/MoeB/ThiF family protein — its product is MRPKFKEIMKPVIPFDQSVRIGFEGSIFDIENPDGITIHMIELFDGKNSLEDIAQEMSISKEDVEEAVEMFNSIGLIEDWGENGLAYLNEEQLERYRANLTFFSNYADIHTKRFQFQRKLKDATVAVLGLGGASLDLACLAGMGVGRIIGLDYDQVELSNLNRQFLYSEKDIGTLKADAAFRRVKEMNSDIEIEVINKKITDAGSLIEVLKEADIVINGIDTPGIIATRWVNSACVFLNIPLLQGGISNTNIIWEKILPNSSGCYDCFLINFLRKDPYFEHQLLALYNQTFEKRNTAIAPHVALLSGFITSEITKLLCGHEEPMQASMSHILNTKTMRIMAEHKWERIPECPTCGNHKHHTLEPVNIDTLLSIAKQKEALL
- a CDS encoding molybdopterin-dependent oxidoreductase encodes the protein MNYKLFFQRNLNFGKRLIRLHHSNAILFLVLTLTGFILFSTTFRSVFPAIRVMIRDVHIWIGVVLCLPFLFYLPKMVKHLNTLKKRKNNRINLYLVLTILILLIVSGFLLTFHRDFAPQVSTGALFIHDFSTWFGVPYVIYHSITRSKWFKKLGKPAAPKRTLDDPIVIDDHNPIYTRRSFLKAVSASAIVIVFLPFIARWFRSYLPASGGTGAVIGEGNKLKPLPTPNAKSAPPIGGGRRGQFRYYTVTEVPKLNNDNFSFTIDGLVKKQNVYKWDEFVKLSRDVQVSDFHCVTGWSVYDITWEGIPLKKLLQQAGIQKGAKYVKFYSADGVYTDTLSMKQAMMDDIMVAVLMDGQLISQKNGGPVRLIVPKMYAYKSVKWLNRIEVISHNHTGYWEQRGYSKDAWVKS
- a CDS encoding bifunctional homocysteine S-methyltransferase/methylenetetrahydrofolate reductase; amino-acid sequence: MKPFLEALEERILIADGAMGTLLYSYGVDRCFEELNLSHPNEVLKVHKDYLDAGAEIIQTNTYGANYEKLSRYGLEESVKDINTKAVQLAKEAVDGRAYVLGTIGGIRGINQSLSLEEIKRNFREQLYCLLLEGVDGLLFETFYDLEELKTVVKIAKKEAGLPVVAQVSVHEPGVLQDGTKVRDALKQLELAGADVVGVNCRLGPYHMIQTLAEVPIPANAYLSVYPNASLPNYEEGRFYYSAEPEYFGKMSNELRLQGARIIGGCCGTTPDHIRSVAKHLTDRSPILTKEVKVKKEVELQPITSRSTPLHEKVKNERTVIVELDPPKHLDTSLFFEGVKALGESGIDALTLADNPLASPRISNGAIAAIAKERYEVNPLVHITCRDRNLIGLQSHLMGLHTLGVHDILAITGDPAKIGDFPGAASVYDLSSIELIKLIKQNNEGISFSGKSLRERTQFSVGAAFNPNFRHLDASIKRLERKVHAGADYFISQPIYGEEQLQQIYEGTRHLNAPIFIGIMPLTSARNAEFLHHEVPGITIPESTRRRMEFAGSDPMKARKEGMDIARSLIDTALALFNGIYLITPFTRYDMSIELVEYIKAQTNEERKVSHGQHII
- the metH gene encoding methionine synthase, with protein sequence MASTLFEEQLKKRILVLDGAMGTMLQQADLTAEDFGGEEYDGCNEYLVLTAPEVIKGIHLAYLDAGADIIETNTFGGTPIVLNEYDLGHHAFEINQKAAQIAKEAVGERATSDRPRFVAGSMGPTTKTLSVTGGATFDELVDNYRIQAEGLITGGADLLLIETAQDALNVKAANLGIQAAFEKTDKKLPIILSGTIEPMGTTLAGQNIEAFYLSLEHLDPVVVGLNCATGPEFMRDHLRTLSQLATTYTSCYPNAGLPDEEGNYHETPHSLAVKIKGFAEKGWLNLVGGCCGTTPDHIRAIAEAVEGLEPRLPNPSHSHAVSGIEPFIYDDPSKRPILVGERTNVIGSRKFKRLIAEGKIEEASEIARAQVKNGAQVIDICLADPDRDEIEDMNHFIKQVVNKVKVPLVIDTTDEEVLAVALKYTQGKVIINSINLEDGEERFEKTARLIKRYGAAVVVGTIDEVGMAVTAERKLEVARRSYQLLTEKYLIPGEDIIFDPLVFPVGTGDEQYIGSAEATIEGIRMIKAEMPECPTILGISNVSFGLPPVGREILNAVFLYHCTKAGLDYAIVNTEKLERFASIPEAEVKQADSLLFETTDETLASFTEFYRGKKKEKKIPVNTMTLEERLAHYVVEGTKEGLIPDLEKALEQYDTPLSIINGPLMDGMSEVGRLFNDNQLIVAEVLQSAEVMKAAVAHLEPHMEQNDATASKGKVILATVKGDVHDIGKNLVDIILSNNGYNVVDLGIKVTPSDLIQAIRVEKPDIIGLSGLLVKSAQQMVITAQDLKQSNIDVPLIVGGAALTRKFTSGKIAREYEGLVLYAKDAMDGLSIMNSVQDKDKRKQLGEELKAKQAQLESYDRAPAKQEEQSAVAVKVKSDVSTGVEVMVPPDFDPHIIKEYTVSHVEPYINMQMLLGHHLGIKGKVSRLLEEGDQRTLEFKEVVDDLLLKAKMDGLIQTSALYQFFPAQSDGEDVLIYDPNNEGEILERFTFPRQKKSPYLCLADYLKSTDSGVMDYVGFFSVTAGHKIREWAKQLKESGRYLESHVLQALALETAEGLAERVHEMMRSRWGFPDPTDFTMRDRFMTKYRGQRFSFGYPACPDLDDQKKLFKLIQPEKIGIELTDDCMMEPEASVTAMVFAHPEAKYFNVL
- the metC gene encoding cystathionine beta-lyase; this encodes MSKDKFTFQTNIIHNAQSVDRQTGAVSVPIHHATTFHQDDFDQFGKYDYSRSGNPTREALEEAIANLEEGVKGFAFSSGMAAISTAFMTLSKGDHVLVSEDVYGGTYRMITEVLSRFGIDHSFVDMTDLHQVATNIRSNTKVIYMETPSNPLLKITDIEAVVKLAKANGCWTFLDNTFMTPLLQKPLKLGVDLVLHSATKFLAGHSDVLAGLAIAGNEAIAEKIGFLQNSFGAVLGVQDCWLLMRGIKTLHVRLKESSESAYKIARFLENNRHVEQVNYPGFSYHPGFETQVRQAEGPGAVLSFRLKGEEEVRTLLEHVKIPVFAVSLGAVESILSYPAKMSHASMPPAEREKRGITDGLLRLSVGLENPEDLIKDLGDGLAKIKEVREYHDKAAGSI